The following are from one region of the Erwinia billingiae Eb661 genome:
- a CDS encoding PTS sugar transporter subunit IIB yields MKRIVLACAAGMSTSMVVTRMEKEAVARGLEYQIYAIPEQNLRDELQNYGPDVVAVLLGPQVRFKLEENRKLTDSYHIPIAVIDTLAYGTLNGAKVLDQALALVN; encoded by the coding sequence ATGAAACGTATCGTATTAGCCTGCGCCGCAGGCATGTCCACCTCGATGGTGGTGACGCGGATGGAAAAAGAAGCGGTCGCGCGCGGTCTGGAATACCAGATTTATGCCATTCCTGAGCAGAATCTGCGCGACGAGCTGCAAAATTATGGCCCGGACGTGGTGGCCGTGCTGCTGGGGCCGCAGGTTCGCTTCAAGCTGGAAGAGAACCGCAAGCTGACCGACAGCTATCACATTCCTATCGCGGTGATTGATACCCTGGCTTATGGCACGCTTAATGGAGCAAAAGTACTCGATCAGGCGCTGGCTTTGGTAAACTAG
- a CDS encoding glycoside hydrolase family 1 protein: MSKVTINIPDDFMLGAAASAWQTEGWSGKKDGQDSWLDAWYKNDRHVWHNGYGPAVATDFINRYKEDVALMKAAGLTHYRTSINWSRFLTDYENGVVDEEYAGYYDALIAEMQAQGIELMLCLEHYELPAVLLEQYGGWGSKRVVELYLLYAEKVFERYAGKVTRWFTFNEPIVVQTRVYLDALRWPYEQNTLKWMQWNHHKNLATAKVVKLYREKGYPGTVGTILNPEVTYPRSSAPHDVKAAAMYDLFYNRVFLDPAIKGEYPAELVALLAKHQVSWDVSAEELQLIAEYRVDEVGINLYYPHRVKAPSRAWHPETPFHPAYYYEHFELPGRRMNKSRGWEIQPTIIYDMAMRIKNDYGNIPWFVAESGMGIEDEAQFKNAEGQIQDDYRIAFIAEHLYQTLRAREDGANCLGYMLWAFTDNVSPMNAFKNRYGLVEIELENDRQRRLKKSAHWYRQRRDSRQLTLSLDDEMK, from the coding sequence ATGAGTAAGGTCACCATCAACATTCCTGACGATTTTATGCTGGGTGCGGCCGCATCAGCGTGGCAGACCGAAGGCTGGAGCGGGAAAAAAGACGGACAGGACTCCTGGCTGGATGCCTGGTACAAGAACGACCGGCACGTCTGGCACAACGGCTATGGTCCGGCAGTCGCCACCGACTTTATCAACCGCTACAAGGAAGACGTGGCGCTGATGAAGGCGGCGGGACTGACCCACTATCGCACCTCGATTAACTGGTCGCGCTTCCTTACCGACTATGAAAACGGCGTGGTGGATGAGGAGTACGCCGGCTATTACGACGCGCTGATTGCCGAGATGCAGGCGCAGGGCATTGAGCTGATGCTGTGCCTGGAACATTACGAACTGCCGGCGGTATTGCTGGAGCAGTATGGCGGCTGGGGCTCGAAAAGGGTAGTTGAGCTCTATCTGCTGTATGCGGAAAAAGTCTTTGAACGCTATGCCGGCAAGGTCACCCGTTGGTTCACCTTTAACGAGCCGATTGTGGTGCAAACCCGCGTCTATCTTGATGCGCTGCGCTGGCCGTATGAGCAAAACACCTTGAAGTGGATGCAGTGGAATCACCACAAAAACCTGGCCACCGCCAAAGTGGTCAAGCTGTACCGCGAGAAGGGCTATCCCGGCACGGTGGGCACCATCCTTAATCCGGAAGTGACCTATCCGCGGTCGTCTGCGCCGCACGATGTGAAGGCCGCAGCCATGTACGATCTGTTCTACAACCGCGTTTTCCTCGATCCGGCGATCAAAGGCGAGTACCCGGCGGAGCTGGTGGCGCTGCTGGCGAAACATCAGGTCAGCTGGGATGTCAGCGCGGAAGAGCTGCAGCTGATTGCCGAGTATCGGGTGGATGAGGTGGGCATCAACCTCTATTACCCGCATCGGGTCAAAGCACCATCCCGCGCCTGGCATCCCGAGACGCCGTTCCATCCCGCTTACTATTACGAGCATTTTGAACTGCCGGGCCGGCGGATGAACAAATCCCGCGGCTGGGAAATTCAGCCGACCATCATCTACGACATGGCGATGCGCATCAAAAACGACTACGGCAACATTCCGTGGTTTGTCGCCGAAAGCGGAATGGGCATCGAAGATGAAGCGCAATTCAAAAACGCGGAAGGGCAGATCCAGGATGACTATCGCATCGCCTTTATCGCCGAGCATCTCTACCAGACGCTGCGGGCGCGTGAAGATGGCGCTAACTGCCTGGGCTATATGCTGTGGGCCTTTACCGACAACGTCTCGCCAATGAACGCCTTTAAGAACCGCTACGGGCTGGTGGAAATCGAGCTGGAGAACGACCGCCAGCGCCGCCTGAAAAAATCAGCGCACTGGTATCGCCAGCGCCGTGACAGCCGACAGCTCACCCTTTCCCTTGATGATGAAATGAAATAA
- a CDS encoding PTS sugar transporter subunit IIC, with protein MSLQDRLIDSLGSFATKFNSYRYIMAIKSSFITLMPVIIVGAFSVLISNMVLDGKNGLASIQALGFLAELKPITTSINYATLSFLNIGAVFLIGIELGKINGIKTLFPGLLAIICFIAVTPTTLTMLVDGQMHLVTDVLAKQFSDTKSLFLGMFIAILSVEIYCRLENVERLKIKMPDTVPPNVAASFSALIPAIITVSVIATFGFIFHRFTGMYLYDAVYKVVQEPLESVVQSLWGILLLMFVAQMFWVIGIHGNQMVKPIREPLLLGAILVNMNAFEQGKEAPNIITMPFWDVYMSIGGSGLTIGLLSAVMLATKRKEMREIAKLSFGPGLFNINEPVIFGMPIMLNPILAIPFIITPLITGSIGYFATVMGFAGKAVVMVPWTTPPIINAWLSTAGSMGAVVTQIICILVSIVIYVPFVKIAARRAEAAEAKALQPEFAQN; from the coding sequence ATGTCTCTACAGGATCGACTCATCGACTCTTTAGGCAGCTTCGCCACCAAATTCAACAGCTATCGCTACATCATGGCGATCAAGTCGTCGTTCATTACCCTGATGCCGGTCATCATCGTCGGCGCGTTCTCGGTGCTGATCTCCAATATGGTGCTGGACGGGAAAAACGGCCTCGCCAGCATTCAGGCACTGGGCTTTCTCGCCGAGCTGAAACCGATTACCACCAGCATCAACTACGCCACCCTGAGCTTTCTCAATATCGGCGCGGTGTTCCTGATCGGTATTGAACTGGGCAAAATCAACGGCATAAAAACGCTGTTTCCCGGCCTGCTGGCGATCATCTGTTTTATCGCCGTGACGCCAACCACGCTCACCATGCTGGTCGACGGGCAGATGCATCTGGTCACCGATGTGCTGGCGAAACAGTTCTCCGACACCAAAAGCCTGTTCCTCGGCATGTTTATCGCCATCCTCTCGGTGGAAATTTACTGCCGCCTGGAGAACGTAGAACGGCTGAAAATCAAAATGCCGGATACCGTGCCGCCTAACGTCGCCGCCTCGTTTTCGGCGCTGATCCCGGCCATCATCACCGTGTCGGTTATCGCCACCTTCGGCTTTATCTTCCATCGCTTCACCGGCATGTATCTCTACGATGCGGTGTACAAAGTGGTGCAGGAGCCGCTGGAGTCGGTGGTGCAGAGCCTGTGGGGCATTCTGCTGCTGATGTTTGTTGCTCAGATGTTCTGGGTGATTGGCATTCACGGCAACCAGATGGTGAAACCGATCCGTGAGCCGCTGCTGCTGGGGGCGATTCTGGTCAACATGAACGCCTTTGAGCAGGGCAAAGAGGCGCCAAACATCATCACCATGCCGTTCTGGGATGTGTATATGAGCATCGGCGGTTCCGGGCTGACCATTGGCCTGCTCAGCGCGGTGATGCTGGCGACCAAACGTAAAGAGATGCGCGAAATTGCCAAGCTCTCCTTCGGTCCTGGCCTGTTCAATATCAACGAACCGGTGATTTTCGGCATGCCGATCATGCTGAATCCGATCCTCGCTATCCCGTTCATCATCACGCCGCTGATCACCGGTTCGATCGGCTACTTCGCCACGGTGATGGGCTTTGCCGGCAAAGCGGTGGTGATGGTGCCCTGGACCACGCCGCCCATCATCAATGCCTGGCTTTCCACCGCCGGATCGATGGGCGCGGTGGTAACACAAATCATCTGCATTCTGGTGTCCATTGTGATCTATGTGCCGTTTGTGAAAATTGCCGCGCGCCGTGCTGAAGCCGCTGAAGCGAAAGCCTTGCAACCTGAATTCGCGCAAAACTAA
- a CDS encoding PTS lactose/cellobiose transporter subunit IIA: MDFEQTMMELLISAGEARSHAMSAIQFARKKQWQQADEALAASLEASKGAHHIQTQLIGADEGCGKVPVTLILVHAQDHLMNAMLCRDLAEEIVLLRKELLGGERLTEA; encoded by the coding sequence ATGGATTTTGAGCAAACCATGATGGAGCTGTTGATCAGTGCAGGCGAGGCGCGGTCTCACGCGATGAGCGCGATTCAGTTCGCCCGCAAGAAGCAGTGGCAGCAGGCGGATGAGGCGCTGGCCGCGTCGCTGGAAGCATCGAAAGGCGCGCACCATATCCAGACCCAGCTGATTGGCGCTGATGAAGGCTGCGGGAAAGTGCCGGTGACGCTGATTCTGGTCCATGCGCAGGACCATCTGATGAATGCGATGCTGTGCCGCGATCTGGCGGAGGAAATTGTGTTGCTGCGGAAGGAGTTACTGGGTGGAGAGCGTCTGACCGAGGCCTGA
- the lysA gene encoding diaminopimelate decarboxylase — translation MPRLLTNTQTALTRDNLLPLVRQYGGPVWAYDASVIAERISQLQQFDVVRFAQKACSNIHILRLMRAAGVKVDSVSLGEIERALVAGFTPGGDEIVFTADVLDEPTLARLAELKIPVNAGSVDMLHQLGEVSEGHPVWLRVNPGFGHGHSQKTNTGGENSKHGIWYTDLVLALEAIKQHRLKLVGIHMHIGSGVDYAHLEQVCDAMVNQVIGLGHDLEAISAGGGLSIPYRFGEEAINTEHYFGLWDAARQRVAKHLGHPVKLEIEPGRFLVAESGVLVSKVRAVKAMGSRHFVLVDAGFNDLMRPAMYGSYHHISAIAGDDRPLDEQNTVDSVVAGPLCESGDVFTQLEGGKVETRALPQVKPGDYLVFHDTGAYGASMSSNYNSRPLLPEVLFEAGQPREIRRPQTIQELLALEL, via the coding sequence ATGCCACGCTTACTTACCAACACCCAAACCGCTTTAACCCGTGACAACCTGCTGCCGCTGGTGCGCCAGTACGGTGGACCGGTTTGGGCCTATGACGCCAGCGTCATTGCCGAACGTATCTCGCAGCTGCAGCAGTTTGATGTGGTGCGCTTTGCGCAAAAAGCCTGTTCCAACATCCATATTCTGCGCCTGATGCGCGCCGCAGGCGTGAAGGTGGATTCGGTGTCGCTGGGCGAAATTGAGCGTGCGCTGGTGGCCGGCTTCACACCGGGCGGCGACGAGATTGTCTTCACCGCCGACGTGCTGGATGAGCCGACGCTGGCACGTCTGGCCGAGCTGAAAATCCCGGTCAACGCCGGTTCCGTCGATATGCTGCACCAGCTGGGCGAGGTGTCTGAAGGCCATCCGGTGTGGCTGCGCGTCAATCCCGGTTTTGGTCACGGCCACAGTCAGAAAACCAATACCGGCGGCGAAAACAGCAAGCACGGCATCTGGTATACCGATTTGGTGCTGGCGCTGGAAGCCATCAAGCAACACAGGCTGAAGCTGGTCGGCATCCATATGCATATCGGCTCCGGCGTGGATTATGCCCACCTGGAGCAGGTGTGTGATGCGATGGTTAATCAGGTGATTGGCTTAGGTCACGATCTGGAAGCCATCTCGGCGGGCGGCGGCTTGTCGATCCCCTATCGCTTCGGTGAAGAGGCGATCAATACCGAACACTATTTCGGTCTGTGGGATGCGGCCCGTCAGCGCGTGGCAAAACATCTCGGCCACCCGGTGAAGCTGGAAATTGAACCGGGTCGCTTCCTGGTGGCGGAATCTGGCGTGCTGGTCTCCAAAGTGCGTGCGGTGAAGGCGATGGGCAGCCGTCACTTTGTGCTGGTGGATGCCGGCTTTAACGATCTGATGCGTCCTGCGATGTACGGCAGCTACCACCATATTTCTGCCATCGCCGGCGATGACCGCCCGCTGGATGAGCAGAACACCGTCGACAGCGTGGTCGCGGGGCCGTTGTGCGAATCAGGCGATGTGTTTACTCAGTTGGAAGGCGGTAAGGTGGAAACCCGCGCGCTGCCGCAGGTTAAACCGGGTGATTACCTGGTCTTCCACGACACCGGCGCTTACGGCGCGTCGATGTCCTCTAACTACAACAGCCGCCCGCTGCTGCCGGAAGTGCTGTTTGAAGCGGGCCAGCCGCGTGAGATCCGCCGCCCGCAAACCATACAGGAACTGCTGGCGCTGGAGCTGTAA
- a CDS encoding LysR family transcriptional regulator produces the protein MAGITLRHIEIFHAVVTAGNLTEAAALLHTSQPTVSRELARFEKLVGLKLFDRVRGRLQPTVQGLRLFEEVQRSWYGLDRIVSAAEGLRQFRQGELSIACLPVFSQSLLPLFCRPFLQRYPDVSLNIIPQESPLLEEWLSAQRYDLGLTETRLTPAGTERTELFTGNEVCVLPDGHPLAAKACLTPEDFAGEDYISLSRADSYRQLLDNLFHEQGVQRRMVLETHSAASVCSMVRAGVGVSIVNPLTALDYAGSGVVIRRFSIDVPFTVSLVRPRHRPSSALVEAFCAHLLEHISLVNQRLAALLH, from the coding sequence ATGGCTGGCATTACGCTGCGACATATCGAAATTTTTCACGCCGTGGTCACCGCGGGCAACCTGACGGAAGCCGCTGCGTTGCTGCATACCTCGCAGCCCACCGTCAGCCGCGAACTGGCGCGTTTCGAAAAGCTGGTCGGCCTGAAGCTGTTCGACCGCGTGCGCGGCCGTCTGCAGCCCACGGTGCAGGGCCTGCGGCTGTTTGAAGAGGTTCAGCGTTCCTGGTATGGCCTGGACCGGATCGTCAGCGCCGCCGAAGGCCTGCGCCAGTTTCGTCAGGGTGAACTGTCAATTGCCTGCCTGCCGGTGTTTTCGCAGTCGCTGCTGCCGCTGTTTTGTCGGCCCTTTTTGCAACGCTACCCGGACGTCAGCCTGAACATTATTCCGCAGGAATCCCCGCTGCTTGAAGAGTGGCTCTCCGCGCAGCGCTACGATTTGGGGCTGACGGAAACCCGCCTGACGCCGGCCGGAACCGAGCGCACCGAGCTGTTTACCGGTAATGAGGTGTGCGTGCTGCCGGACGGTCATCCGCTGGCGGCGAAAGCCTGCTTAACGCCGGAGGATTTTGCCGGTGAGGATTACATCAGCCTGTCGCGAGCCGACAGCTATCGCCAGCTGCTGGACAATCTGTTTCATGAGCAGGGCGTGCAAAGGAGGATGGTGCTGGAGACGCACAGCGCGGCGTCGGTGTGTTCGATGGTCAGAGCCGGCGTCGGCGTGTCGATCGTCAACCCGCTGACCGCGCTGGACTATGCCGGAAGCGGCGTGGTGATCAGGCGCTTCAGTATTGATGTGCCCTTTACCGTCAGCCTGGTCAGGCCACGCCACCGCCCTTCTTCGGCGCTGGTTGAGGCTTTCTGCGCCCATTTACTTGAGCACATCAGCCTGGTTAACCAGCGCCTTGCGGCGTTATTGCATTAA
- a CDS encoding MFS transporter: MPVSLLALALSAFAIGTTEFVIMGLLPEVAGDLGVSIPSAGWLISGYALGVAIGAPIMALLTAKLPRKRTLMLLMVIFIIGNGLCALAYSYNLLMIARVVTALCHGAFFGIGAVVAASLVAPGKQASAVALMFTGLTLANVLGVPLGTWFGQLYGWRATFWGVSVIGVLAFIGLIVSLPTNRDEKPVHLASEIGALANGKLWLSLLMTVFFAAAMFALFSYIAPLLLQVTGISDKGVSWTLFLIGGGLTVGNILGGKLADRKLSLSLILSFSLIAVFSLIFSWTSHALWLAELTLFLWAMATFATVPGLQINVVRHGKEAPNLVSTLNISAFNVGNAFGAWAGGAVIGSGYGLTAVPVAAAVLAVGGLILCLITFRPSRGQAQTVNA, encoded by the coding sequence ATGCCTGTTTCCTTACTGGCGCTGGCGCTGAGTGCGTTTGCTATCGGCACCACGGAATTTGTCATTATGGGCTTGCTGCCGGAAGTGGCGGGAGACCTCGGCGTCTCCATTCCTTCCGCCGGCTGGCTGATCAGCGGTTATGCGCTGGGTGTGGCCATTGGCGCACCGATTATGGCGCTGTTGACGGCGAAGCTGCCGCGCAAACGCACGCTGATGCTGCTGATGGTGATTTTCATTATTGGCAACGGGCTCTGTGCACTGGCCTATAGCTACAACCTGCTGATGATAGCGCGCGTCGTTACTGCCCTCTGTCACGGTGCGTTCTTCGGCATCGGTGCGGTGGTTGCGGCCAGTCTGGTTGCGCCAGGCAAGCAGGCGTCGGCGGTGGCGCTAATGTTTACCGGCCTGACGCTGGCGAACGTGCTTGGCGTGCCGCTGGGCACCTGGTTTGGTCAGCTGTACGGCTGGCGCGCCACCTTCTGGGGCGTGTCGGTGATTGGCGTGCTGGCATTTATTGGCCTGATTGTCAGCCTGCCCACCAATCGCGATGAAAAGCCGGTGCACCTTGCCAGCGAAATTGGCGCGCTGGCGAACGGCAAGCTGTGGCTGTCACTGCTGATGACGGTGTTCTTTGCCGCCGCGATGTTTGCGCTGTTCAGCTATATTGCGCCGCTGCTGTTGCAGGTGACCGGCATCAGCGACAAAGGCGTCAGCTGGACGCTGTTCCTGATTGGTGGCGGGTTAACGGTGGGCAATATTCTTGGCGGCAAGCTGGCGGACCGCAAGCTGTCCTTGAGCCTGATCCTGAGCTTCTCGCTGATCGCGGTGTTTTCACTGATCTTCAGCTGGACCAGCCATGCGCTGTGGCTGGCCGAACTGACGCTGTTCCTGTGGGCGATGGCCACCTTTGCCACCGTACCGGGTTTGCAGATCAACGTGGTGCGTCACGGTAAAGAGGCGCCGAACCTGGTGTCGACGCTGAATATCTCCGCCTTTAACGTCGGGAACGCCTTTGGTGCCTGGGCCGGTGGTGCGGTGATTGGCAGCGGTTATGGCCTGACGGCGGTGCCGGTGGCGGCGGCCGTGCTGGCGGTCGGCGGCCTGATCCTCTGTCTGATTACCTTCCGTCCGTCACGTGGACAGGCGCAGACCGTCAACGCTTAA
- a CDS encoding amino acid racemase, which translates to MKTLGLIGGMSWESTVPYYRLINEGIKQRLGGLHSARLVLYSVDFHEIEACQASGDWDRAGQMLADAALALKKAGAEGIVLCTNTMHKVAAPIVEQSGLPFLHIAEATAKAIQQQKMSRVALLGTRYTMEQDFYRGPLASEFGIETLVPDAAARQEVNRIIFEQLCLGEFSPASKAYYQQVIAGLVAEGAEGIIFGCTEIGLLLQAEDCPIPVFDTTAIHAAAAVDFMLSDR; encoded by the coding sequence ATGAAAACCTTGGGACTGATTGGCGGCATGAGTTGGGAATCCACCGTGCCGTATTACCGCCTGATCAATGAAGGGATCAAACAGCGGCTGGGTGGCCTGCACTCGGCGAGGCTGGTGCTGTACAGCGTGGACTTTCATGAGATTGAAGCCTGTCAGGCCAGCGGCGACTGGGATCGGGCCGGGCAGATGCTGGCCGATGCGGCGCTGGCGCTGAAAAAAGCCGGCGCGGAAGGCATCGTGCTCTGTACTAACACCATGCACAAAGTCGCCGCGCCGATCGTCGAGCAAAGCGGTTTGCCTTTTCTGCACATCGCGGAAGCCACGGCCAAAGCCATTCAGCAGCAAAAGATGTCCCGCGTGGCGCTGCTGGGCACGCGCTACACCATGGAGCAGGATTTCTATCGCGGGCCGCTGGCCAGCGAGTTTGGCATTGAAACCCTGGTGCCCGATGCCGCCGCGCGGCAGGAAGTAAACCGCATCATCTTTGAACAGCTCTGTCTGGGCGAGTTTAGCCCGGCGTCGAAAGCATATTATCAACAGGTGATTGCCGGGTTAGTGGCCGAGGGCGCGGAAGGGATTATCTTTGGCTGTACCGAAATTGGCTTACTGCTGCAGGCGGAAGATTGCCCGATCCCGGTGTTCGATACCACCGCGATCCATGCGGCTGCGGCAGTTGATTTTATGCTGTCCGATCGATGA
- a CDS encoding DUF1989 domain-containing protein: protein MQQDSLCREEHLVPARHGKAFRLKKGEAVQVINTHGTQVVDCWAYNADDVSEYMCMEATRVWNQRLNPKTGDSFITNQRHPILTVVADTSPGVHDTFMAACDARRYELLGCTEPHRNCHDNLHEGMAELGVTLPHGNLASFNIFMNIQVQPDGLTLKTLPVVTRPGDYIVLRAEMDCFVAFSACPQDIVSIQGQGDNTPRDATVRILAEGFSDSEVKGPWVPA, encoded by the coding sequence ATGCAACAAGACTCACTCTGCCGCGAAGAACACCTTGTCCCGGCGCGTCATGGCAAAGCGTTCCGCCTGAAAAAAGGCGAAGCGGTGCAGGTTATCAATACCCACGGCACCCAGGTTGTCGACTGCTGGGCCTATAACGCCGATGACGTCAGCGAATACATGTGTATGGAGGCGACCCGTGTCTGGAACCAGCGCCTGAACCCGAAGACCGGCGACAGCTTTATCACCAACCAGCGCCATCCCATTTTGACCGTGGTTGCCGACACCTCGCCTGGCGTCCACGATACCTTTATGGCCGCCTGCGATGCCCGTCGCTATGAGCTGTTGGGCTGTACCGAGCCGCACCGTAACTGCCATGACAATCTGCACGAAGGGATGGCCGAGCTGGGTGTGACGCTGCCGCATGGCAACCTGGCCTCCTTTAATATCTTTATGAATATTCAGGTGCAGCCGGATGGCCTCACCCTGAAAACGCTACCGGTGGTCACCCGGCCGGGCGATTACATCGTGCTGCGTGCCGAGATGGATTGCTTTGTGGCCTTCTCCGCCTGCCCGCAAGATATCGTCAGCATTCAGGGGCAGGGCGATAACACCCCGCGCGACGCAACGGTACGCATTCTGGCGGAAGGTTTTTCTGATAGCGAAGTAAAAGGTCCGTGGGTTCCTGCCTGA
- a CDS encoding amino acid ABC transporter permease — MDWQAIITAAPSLGQGMLVTLQLCVVAAIASLIAGSTLALLLMRAAPFWQPLLRFYSSVTLGLPLLVVIYLLYFVLPEYDITLSSPVVGVVALTLYYAPYIAQVLRAGLEALPRGQWEASRVLGLGRFRTFSDVILPQTLPQMLSPLVGLLIGLIKDSALLSVVSVPEFMYAAKQAISETYAPLEIYLAVALIYWLLCSVIDHLARRAERRMTRYLARSPG; from the coding sequence ATGGACTGGCAGGCAATTATTACCGCTGCACCTTCGCTGGGGCAGGGCATGCTGGTGACGCTGCAACTGTGCGTGGTGGCGGCGATCGCCTCACTGATTGCCGGCTCAACCCTGGCACTGTTACTGATGCGGGCTGCGCCGTTCTGGCAACCGCTGCTGCGTTTCTACAGCTCGGTTACGCTGGGGTTGCCGCTGCTGGTGGTGATTTATCTGCTCTATTTTGTGCTGCCCGAATACGACATCACCCTTTCCTCACCGGTGGTGGGCGTAGTGGCACTGACATTGTATTACGCGCCCTATATCGCGCAGGTCCTGCGTGCCGGGCTTGAGGCATTGCCGCGCGGTCAGTGGGAGGCATCCCGCGTTCTCGGGCTGGGACGGTTCCGCACCTTCAGCGATGTGATCCTGCCGCAAACCCTGCCGCAGATGCTGTCGCCGCTGGTTGGGCTGCTGATCGGGCTGATTAAAGACTCCGCGCTGCTGTCGGTGGTGTCGGTGCCTGAATTTATGTATGCCGCCAAACAGGCGATTTCCGAAACCTACGCGCCGCTGGAGATCTATCTGGCGGTGGCGCTGATTTACTGGCTGCTTTGCAGCGTTATCGATCATCTTGCCCGCCGGGCCGAGAGGCGGATGACCCGTTATCTCGCCCGTTCGCCGGGCTAA
- a CDS encoding amino acid ABC transporter permease produces the protein MLGLDAEVTAGLPELGRGLLVTLELTALAALVSLVLGQIGCYLQLCRSWPPRLIGRLYVSLMRGTPAIVQLFVVFFTLPLLGLGGQPLLAAVVAIGMNSGAYVAEILRVNRRLVSRGQLEAARTLGLSRWLTWWYIINPQVMRASLPMLVNEFTILLKTTPLASVVALTELTYAGQIVIARSYEATQVMLLVSLGYLLIALPLIRAARWLEQRGRA, from the coding sequence ATGTTGGGGCTGGATGCAGAAGTCACCGCAGGACTGCCTGAGCTGGGCCGGGGTTTACTGGTCACGCTTGAACTGACTGCGTTGGCGGCGTTAGTGAGTCTGGTACTCGGCCAAATCGGCTGCTACCTGCAACTCTGCCGCAGCTGGCCGCCGCGTCTGATTGGGCGACTGTATGTCAGCCTGATGCGCGGCACGCCCGCCATCGTCCAGCTCTTTGTGGTGTTCTTTACCTTGCCGTTGTTAGGCCTGGGCGGCCAGCCTCTGCTGGCCGCCGTTGTGGCGATTGGCATGAACAGCGGCGCCTATGTCGCCGAAATCCTGCGGGTAAACCGGCGTCTGGTTTCTCGCGGCCAGCTGGAGGCGGCAAGAACGCTGGGTTTGAGCCGCTGGCTGACCTGGTGGTACATCATCAATCCACAGGTGATGCGCGCCAGCCTGCCGATGTTAGTCAATGAATTTACCATCCTGCTGAAAACCACGCCGCTGGCATCGGTGGTCGCCCTGACCGAGCTAACCTATGCCGGGCAGATTGTCATTGCCCGCAGCTATGAGGCCACGCAGGTGATGCTGCTGGTTTCGCTGGGTTACTTACTGATTGCGCTGCCGCTTATCCGGGCGGCGCGCTGGCTGGAACAGCGGGGGAGAGCGTAA
- a CDS encoding urea carboxylase-associated family protein: MLLMKEGFASDTPRTLAEPVRVAAGTVGSIKVLRGQLLRIAAADAGAVASLYGFSLAEPNVWLSVHHTRVFSNSYLLGSGMRMVNNRRRPVMVLGKDSVRRHDLLLPASTTAWLSAQGYQGQQGCYDAVQAELVRLQMAVPKLPDPINLFMHVELARNGDIRPQPNLTQAGDSITCRVVQDTLFIASACCTGIEGNDKPAPLLLSVAENLHDFTGG, translated from the coding sequence ATGCTGTTAATGAAAGAAGGCTTTGCCTCTGATACTCCCCGTACCCTGGCTGAACCCGTCCGGGTTGCAGCGGGAACCGTCGGCAGCATCAAAGTGCTGCGCGGCCAGCTGCTGCGGATCGCTGCGGCAGACGCCGGTGCCGTCGCGTCCCTGTATGGTTTCAGCCTGGCTGAACCGAATGTCTGGCTGTCGGTCCACCACACCCGCGTGTTCAGCAACAGCTATCTGCTGGGCTCGGGGATGCGCATGGTCAACAACCGCCGCCGTCCGGTGATGGTGCTGGGGAAAGACAGCGTTCGCCGCCACGATTTGCTGCTGCCCGCCTCGACCACGGCATGGCTGAGCGCGCAGGGCTATCAGGGGCAGCAGGGCTGCTATGACGCGGTACAAGCGGAACTGGTTCGTTTGCAGATGGCGGTGCCGAAGCTGCCGGATCCGATCAACCTGTTTATGCATGTTGAGCTGGCCCGCAACGGTGACATTCGGCCACAGCCGAACCTGACCCAAGCCGGCGACAGCATTACCTGCCGCGTGGTGCAGGATACGCTGTTTATCGCCTCGGCCTGCTGTACCGGCATTGAAGGTAACGATAAGCCGGCGCCGCTGCTGCTGTCGGTAGCGGAAAATCTTCACGACTTTACGGGCGGATAA